Within the Cryptococcus neoformans var. neoformans B-3501A chromosome 1, whole genome shotgun sequence genome, the region ACGCCTGATAAAAGGCCTaaactcttcatcttcctccccgTTCGAGAAGCCGTTCAGTAATCCTTTGAGTCCGCCCGGGGTCTTGGCGGGGCCGGCACCGGGCAAACCGGGggcaccttcttcaacatcgTCCGCAGCCAAGTCTTCCGCCAACGAGGGGTCGAATCGGGGCtggaggaaggcgaggaacAAGTTGAGGATGTAGATGGCAAGGGCGTAGCAGACGATGTACCACTACGGTCTTTATATCAGCACGCGGGACGAGTGATCTGTGAAGACGGCCACTCACGCCCTGACGCAGGATGACATTGAGAGCAAACAGCAAGAACAATCCAAGGGTGACCAACCACCTTTCGAGCACATGCGGCGTCGACCTGTCCAGCAAACCCTGCCATTTCCTGGCCCATACGTTGGTGTTCTCCCTGACAAGCTGGGCGACGTTCCTTTCCTCTGGCAGGCCGCCGCGCACGCCCGCGCCCGGGGCCATGTTGGGGACGGGGGTGGACGACATGGAGTGGGGAGTCATGCCCGCGAGGCCTGACTTGGGGGGGAAGCCGGAGCCGGGCCCCGCGGAGGGCGCCGCCTGGGTCGGGGGGTACGGGTTCACCGCCGGATATGTCTGTGGCTGGGGCGTGAGCGGGGGACTGGCGGGGGGGCGGCTTACATTCATCGTGGCGTGgcggggaaaagaaggatagTGCGAACCGTTTCGCGCGCGGTGCAGCGTTATTTACGCCGAGCAGGGTGTTTCTTATTAACTTAATTTGCCCAGCGGAGACGGCCGCCGGCGGTGGAGGGTTGTCGAGTTATGTTGGCATTATTTACGAGCACAAACACTCTCAGCAGCACCAGCATGAACACCCACCTCGCAGCCCGTCTTCAGCACCTCGCATCCTCCTACCCGCCGCACACAGCCCTCTTCTACGCCCGCATATGGCACACACTCGCGCCCACCACAGACAGCAACCACGACTCCCTGCATGCGCTCGCGCtcgctttcctccaagCAGCAGAGCCATACTCCGCCATACACCTCGTCAGAGACCACACAGGCCTCGACAACCTCGATCTGGATCTGGAAATCAGGTTTGAGAGGACAGACAAGGTGTGTGGCGGCTGTGCCATGATCGTTGCTCGCTGCTGTGAGAAACTAGGCAGGTACTCGGAGGGACAGGCCGTCTTGGCCAGGGCGTTGAAAAGAGGTGCCAATATCAGTAGGTTTGGTTGCAACGTTGATGAGTACCCCGTCCTGACACTTGACAGATTTAGCATTGCCTGCACCCTCATCGAATGCTGCAACGGCATATCTACTCCTGGCCAACCTGTCACACAAAGGTAAATCTCCAGAAACAGCCATCGAAAATTATAGGAAAGCGCTTGATGAGGATCCTTGGATGTGGGAAGCCTTTACTAATCTCTGTGACGTCGGTAGGTTGAAGTCTTTTGATGtttctctctttcagcCAATTCGGGAACTAACGAAGCACTCGCAAGGTGCCCCACCCCCTATCGAGTCCCTCTTCCCCGCAGGAGCGGGCCTTTCCCTCTCTAGGCACGCCTCACGATCGTCAAGGCCCCCATTGTCGCCAAACATTCATCGCCAGAAATCCCCTATAGAACCAGCACCTGGCGTTCTGAGGCTTCACCAAGCCCAAGCAGGTGCTGGCAATAGTGGTGGATTGTTTACCCCCGACGTCGAAGGAATTGGAGGGAAAACGGGTCTTGGTATGATGGgcaatccttcttcttgggagtAAGTCCATTCACCATCAGTCGTACAGCAAAGCACTGACTTGAACTGGCCAAGCTCGTCATCCATAATAGGCGACACCACTTTTGCGGTCCCGGAACAACCGACCAAGAGACCATTCCCGTCGTTCATGTCAACTGCGACCAGCTTCCTTCCATCGTCTCTTCGAGGTGGTACATCGACCCCAGCAGGAAGTGACTCTCCACCTAAATTGCCTACTATGAAACGACCCAGAGGCAAAGATCCAGTCAAAAGGCCAATGGAAACGCCCCAGTCACAGATGAGCAGCGGACTACCTCTTGCCAAAGAATTGAGGCCAAACGGCGCAAAGTACGAAGACTCGGATGCTCCCCGTCGTAGCTCGCGGCTCAAAACGACAACTTCTAAACCTGCACCCAAAATTCCCCGCGATCCGCACGCCACGCGCTCTCGATCAGTCACTTCCTCCAACTCCAATAACGAGgtcccttctcctccctcgcTGACATCGCAAGATGCGATTCTACAAAGGGAAGCGGATGAGTATCTCAAGGATATAGTAAAAAAATGCGCAAGGGTTTACAAAAGTTTAAGCCGGTATCAGTGCCAACAGGCCATCAAGGAGGTGGATGCCTTGCCCGGAGAGTTGAAGACATCACCATGGGCAATGGAAATTCTAGGGAGGGCGTTTTACGAGATTGCCAACTATGCCATGGTAAAACATCTGCCCTATCTTTTTAAAAGCTATTGCTAATCCAAACCATACACCCGCAGGCACGGCGAGCATTCACGTTTCTTCAACAGCAAGAACCGTACCGCATCCAATCCATGGAGCAGTTATCCACCCTTCTCTGGCATCTCACCGACCTCCCTGCGCTTTCACACCTTTCTCAAAGCTTGATCTCAATCAGTCGTTCCTCTCCTCAGGCTTGGATCGCCGTGGGGAATTGCTTCAGCTTGCAAAAAGACCATGATGAGGCTATGAGATGTTTTAGGAGAGCGACACAAGTGGATGAAGGTTGCGCTTATGCGTGGACACTGTGTGGGTATGAAGCGgtagagatggaagagtaTGAGAGGGCTATGGCGTTCTATCGAACGGCCATCAGAACAGACGCAAGACATTATAATGCTTGgtatgttttttttttccgtACCGGGCGACATCGACGGCTGATCAAGAAAAGGTATGGGATGGGACTAGTATATCTCAAAACGGATAGACCGCGATATGCGGAGCATCACTTTAGAAGAGCCGTCGAAATCAACCCGACCAATCCCGTCCTTCTATGTTGTGTTGGCATGGTAAGTTACGAGTCATTTTACCCTCTTGAAGCAAATGACGACTAACATCGATTTAAAAAAGGCGCTGGAAAAGTCAGACGATGTCGTGCAAGCTCTTCACTTTTATGAGCGTGCCTCCAAATACGCGCCCACCTCCGCGATGGTGCAGTTCAAACGCATTCGTGCCCTTGTCGCTCTTCAACGGTACGACGAGGCCATTTCAGCGCTTGTACCCCTCACACACAGTGCACCGGACGAAGCAAatgtctttttcttgctGGGAAAATGTTTactcaagaaggagagaagacaaGAAGCTACAGTGGCATTTACAAATGCTCGGGAACTGGAACCCAAATTGGAAGGCGTCATCAATGCTGTTTTGGCCGCAaacggagaagagggagaggacgaggaaTGAACGGCAGCGTACGCATAGTGTTTTTTTATTAAGTTTTACGAACCTTTACGTCAGATTCAAGTATTTTGATTACGTCCTTTGTTCTTAGGCTCACAAAGGACATGTATGGTATATATCCATTTTTGCCACACCTCGCTACTAACGAATAGTAACAATACTAACCGCAACAGTATTCGTCAAGATTTCAGGCTTGAACTCACTGGTGGAAGCAACATTTTCAAAATCGCACAATGCAAAACTCTGTACCACCGGCAACCTTTCGCCGGATCAACTCTCTCCCACTTTCTCACCCCCACTCGCCGACACCTACTGACAACGCGTCCAGTGGTTGGGTGACCACCACGTCTTCTTGGACAAGCTCTACAAAAGATCCGCCAAGCACACTTGATGTGTTGAGCAAGGGAGGAGGCCCGTTGGCTTGGACAGAAGTAAGGCATAGATTacaggaaggagaacatGTGGATGTCGATGGCGAGGGGAATAACGGTAAATTCACATACAATGGCTTAAATGAAACTTGAAACTGATCAGGAATGCAGTGGGTCACTGTAGTCAAGCTGTCATACTATCatgtcttcatctctcgCATGAAATGGCTTTGCGAGAAGTAGGCATGTATGCATGGACTGTCCCAGCTGTAAAAGATCCAACGGGCAGCATGATGAAGATTATGAAACGTACGTGAACAGCTGTCTGTCAAGTATACtttcaaaaagaagaacaagaagaaaggaaagctGATGAAGGACTTGAAGAGTACGAAAAGCAGATAAAGGCTATGAGCAGGCATGCAGATCTAAGGTGCCGTTCCGTACGTGGTTATCCCACATATCTGGAAACAAGATTTATGCTAAAATACTCACTTAGGTGCCAGATCCTTCCAAACTCTCCATCCAACACCATCTTCAGAAAGCCCGACAGGCCGCAGGTCTCAACAGCTATGTCGCGGTCATCTATAGCGGCCATGGAATCCAAGAGCCCCCAACAGAAGCTGGGGAGCTGTGGTGCTATGATAAAAATTTTGAAGAGTGTTTGCAGTCTGGGTGTGGCCCTTCTGAGTAAGTACAAGGTCGTTCGATGACTATGGGAAAAGGTAACTCGATCAACTTTCATAGGTATATCCCCATTCTTTTGTTCGACCTCCTCACCTGGGCTGGTGCTTCGACATGTTACGTCTGGGACTGCAAAAACGCAGGTCGATTTATTCGCGCCGCCAAAacagaggcagaggagatTGACTCTCAGCTCCGAACGGCAGCCGCTCAAAATCCGTCGGTAGCAGAGACGCAGCCGGCAACGTATGCTAAACGGCAGATACACTTCGCTGCCTGTAGCACAGAGCAAGTTCTGCCCAAAGTCAAAGGTTTACCTGATGACTTATTCACTGCCTGTCTGACAACACCATTGAGGATCGCTCTGTTGTTCCACAATTTACAGTGCTTTCCTCTTACTAGAAAGAATGCCGAGAAAGCCACCATAAAAAGTCCCGCTTATATGGACGGGCTTTGGGAGAACATGAGCCAAAGTCTGAAAGATCGATTGTGGTCGGAATTGACGGCAATTCTGCATACCATTGCCTGGCAAACACTCGATGGGTCAGAGTATCAGAAATTATTTGGAAAATCGGGTGATGTGGTCAACAATATAGCAAGCGGATTCTTACTCTCGCAAAGGGTTCTCGGAGCATTCAAAGTGACCCCTGAGTCTGTTCCGAGCATTCCGTCTTCAGTTTCCAACCATGCCTTGTGGACAACATGGGATCTTATCCTTGACAATTTGTTCGAACAATTGCCAAAATACTTCGATGACGCTCACCCCAATGTCACATGGGAAAAAGATCTCAAACTTGTCTCTTTCATGGCTGACCAGCTCGAGAGTATCACCACGGCTGGACAAAGCTTGCTTTTCACTGAGACACCGAAATCTGGGATGATGCCCGGCCTGACTAGACTGCCTATCATCTGTAGAGCATCAATGACAGAAGAGTTCAGAGTTCAGGCTTGTTCTGCTCTGGATGCTTGTCTCAACGCGCTTGACGCGCGGGGCCTGGCCCGTGCCGTACAGGGTGGTGCTCTAGATGTGGCAGTTGAACTTCTCGCATTGCAAGATGAAAGGATCAAGGATCAGGTTATCAGTATATGGTCATCTCTTGTAAAGTATGACTCGTGCGTCTTGGCGCTTGCCAAAGAGGGCCTCACAGCTGATAGGTTGACGGATGTTCCAGCCGTTAAATTCTTTCTTATCGTGTTGCAGGAGAACCTCGCCCATGACAAGTTGTCTCCTGATGCAGGAGACTCTGGTCCGGATACCCAAGAAGATTGTTCAGATTTCAACCTCGTTCCCACCGTACAGATTGCCGCTGTCTTATCGACCATCGCCAACTTCGTTGTTGGTCGCTCTGCACCGCGTTTCGTGTCTCGCTCCCTGAACATGGCAAATATCATGCTTCACTCCTCCTGTGATCTCATTCGTCAGTGGGGGGCTCTGCTCGCCGCTGAAGTGCTGGGAAGTCTTATTATATCTGATGAAGAGCGCTTATCCGAAGAGCTAAAAGGAGAGCTCTTGCGTATGGTGGATAGCGGGAATGTAGAAAATCGGGCGGCAGGAATATATGCTTTGTCAAGATGGCTGCCTGTCGGAGATGAATGGGGAGCATCAGAGCTAGAAGGTATATTGGAACTCTCAGACCATTTGGTCAAGCACAGCAAAGTGGAAGGATCCCCTTTAGTAAGACGGGAGCTGGCTGAAGTCTTTATCCAAATACTTAAATCTGCCAAAGGCTTCACTGCAATGGCCCTCTGGACTCAGTTGCTTGGATATGCTCTCGACGCTCGACGTCAAGACATATCAGTAGCTGAAAAAGCTATCATAAACCTTGGGATGAACCTGAAGATGGCACCGAAACAAAAGCTTTTGCTGAATAGGATAGCAGCTATCCTGAGCGCCGTGTGTGTGCAACGGTACGATCCCGATCCTATGGTAGCCAAAATAGTTCATCAACCTCTGTGCAAAGCTCTCGATATGCTGAGGTCTCAATCCCAGGAAAGTAAGAAGGATGCCAACGTCTGGAGTGAAATTCAATCTGCGACATTTCCCTCATCAAAGAACAAGCCAGAATGGACCAATGAGATGTTTGAAACAATTCTAGCTGCCAGTGAAAGGGTCAAGGAGCTCTATCAAGGTACATCTTCTGGGAATGACCCTTGTAGATTTACAGCCGAAAGGCCTCAGCACGCCAAGGAGGCCAAAAGCAGGAAAAGAGTGAATCATGGCTTGTTCGAGAGGAATAAAAGGGCGTTACAAGCTCATATTACGGTGAGCCTAAGTCTAACATGAACCTTTTCAATGGCTGAAGCAGTGTTCAAATAGCAAGCTAGGCGAAAGGCAGAAATCACATCCCATGATAGTTCTCCAATCAAATCAACGTCTTCTGGCGATACCTGGACTATGAGACATCGCGTTCTAGAGGATTCGCTCGTAATAGCCGAACAACAGGGTATGTAATAATAATTATAACGCTACATGTCATTTATACTTACGCCGGTGGCGTACCAGTGGGCTTGCCATGGAAATGGTCTATGAAGGATATAATATGCCCTGACCCATGGACAACATTGACCTTCCACTCGTTTCACAGCACAGTTATGTCTTGCAATAGAGATCATGATCTCTTGATGTGGGACTGGAACTCATCAAGAAAAATAGGTCATGTCAAGCTCAACTTGGCATCACACACCAGTATGACTTCTGCAAGGTTTGTGAACGAGTTGCACGAGCAAATCGTCATTCTAGCTGAAATCTGTACGCATTTTTACATATCTTCGTAATGTCAAGCGTGCTGACCCTTCACTAGGTAATGGCGATATTCACATCCTCGCAGGTCCTCAAGATGCTAGCCGCATCAAGCCCATTGCCAGCTTTCAAGCGCTAAATATGCACTCGTCGCGGAACATGCTggtagaagatgaagatcaCCGAAGGCTAGTGACAACTTGGTTCAGGCAAAGTGGTAAATTGTGCGTTGGGGGAGCTAGTGAGGTTATCAACGTCTGGGACTGTCCGGCAGAAAGATGCGTGCAAGTAAGTGAGGGGATTGGAACAGATATGTAAAATACAAGTGTCAGTGGCTCATCATCGAACAGGTGCTGGAGACCAAAGCCAATGTGCCTGTCACAACTCTCATAACTGAGCCTGTATCGGGAAATCTGGTAATCGGTGGACAAGCAGATGGAATGGTGCAATTATTTGATCTCCGACAATGTCGACGGACGTCTGTTCTCTCGTGGAAAGCTGACCTACCCGGTTTATCAATCCAACAAGAAGACATGAGACTCTTCAACACGAAAAAGGACGGTGTAGCCAAAATGGGCGTAATCTTGGGCGAAAGCAAGCATGTGACTTCCGCATGGTGAGCATCATGACGATATATGAAATGGTAAAGTATAGCATAAGCTGATCATCTTAATCGGACCCTAAGCTTCAACGGGCTGATAAATGTTCATGACATTCGTAACTTGTCCCAGTCAGCCGCCTCTGTGTTGGCGCATCCTGATGGTATTGCCTCGGCATCTTTTCAGCCTCACTCAGGTTTGATGTCGACCGTATCATTGTTAAACAAGCCTCCTTTAAACTCATCTAAGGGGACGATCATGGGTGTCACACCTGCTTATTCACATTCTTCTACCCAATCAAAGCTTTCCACGGCACTTTCccattttcatcttcgttCTAGGTCCAATTCATCTCCTAAAATTCGTCCTTCTTACACCATGAACAATAATATTACTTTGCATCCGAGAGCTGCCTCTATCAGGTCCTCAGCCAACTGGTCCCTTCATCGCACATCTCTCGGCTCCTGCAATCCGGTGACGGTCGAGTCTATATCTTTCGATTCTCAACCTGCCGATGTGATGACTCAAGGATTTAGACCTTACACCGTTATGCACCCCCTCAGGCCATTCCTAGGGATTGGATTCGGGGAGACGTGTTACCTCCGGGGCTGTGGAGTGGGAAAGGGCGATGATACGGATAGCGGGAGCTACACCTTTCTGAGAGAGCAGGCCAAGTACGGTGTTTTATAGATTATGATAATGATTTGTGCGAATACGAATATTGTATGGCATTGCCAGTGATACAGATTTCGAACCGAAGATGACAAGCCACCTATGCAAATTTATAGATAATACATGTATATTGTATAGTTATCAATACAAACAAACTAACAGCCACTTCAAACGCTTTTACCAACTGAGGGAAGCAAAATCATGCAGATTGAAATTCTTAATATCATGATATTTCCAGTACTATAGCGGCGTTTGTCAGCTCATTGACCAGGGCCTATCTATCAAATTGACATAAACTCACAGCTGCCAAGTGTTCTTTCGCAAGCCCATCTTTCGCTGTCCAAGGGGGTGTTGGATCAATCTCGTTTCCTTCCAATACTTTGTAATATACTTCTAGTCTCTTTGAGTACTCTTCGAGCTGGCTCTGCTGCGCTCTTCCTTCGGACCCTGCTTTGAAATTAGTTTTTGAACAGCATTCCATATTACGAGGCGGTTGACTAACGTAGAATAGCCTTATTGACTTGTTCAGCAAGTTTAATCCTCCTACTCTGCTCCAGAAACCCCTTCAAGGGACTCATTTCCGCATTTTCGTACGCGAATAACGCCCCAACATCTTTGATTTCCTGAAGGTATATGGCTCTCACTTCTGCGGGAAGCTTCTTCGCTTCGCTATGTAATCCATGCGCTGCGGATAAGGCATGCGTAAGAGTGACACCTGAACCTCCGTTGAATGTTTGTGAGTTTGCTGGAGAGGAtgtcgaggaagaaggagaggacgGTGAAGAGGGGTTCATTTGACGAAAGGATTCGATAAATCGCTGTATTTGAAGATTGAGTCTGATGTGATCAGGGTGAACAGAAGAGTTCAAAACCGGAACGCTATgattgatggaagattCGGAGTGTAGAGGACCGCCACTTGAAGATAGGCGTGACTTAGGGGTCGCAGTGCCGTTGCTGGTGGCGCCGTTTGTAGCAGCGCCGTAATTTGAGGGCATGGGCTCAGAACAGGAAAGAACCAAGGGGAAATGGCGGTCAAGTAATTCCACCGCTTTGTCGATGGATCCACTTAAAATATACTCTAGTATTTCTTCATTGTACATCAATACCCGTCCCTCGATGGAGAACAATTGAACCCACCTCGACGTCGCTCAATCATATCCAAAGCTTGTTCATCAAGAGCAGGCCCTCGATCAAGGTTCTTGTTTGAGTCCTCTCCTGAGTTTGCATTATCATCACTgccatccatctccacatCAACGTCCATTCCATCCGCTTCACCATTGGTCTTTTGATCTCCGTTGGCATCGCTCTTGGATCCTGTCTTAAGGTCAGAGGGCATTGCCGTGTCGCCTGATGGAGATGCACCCCGTCCTGAAGCACAGCTCTGAGATAGAGATTTGGCAGTGGAGGCATATGCGTTGGTTATCACATAATCTAGTACTACTTGATGCTGTCCGATATAGTAGTTGGTCAGCTGAGTAGCGGGTTATGAGGTACTGGAGGCACGTACCAGGGATAGGAGAGGGGTATGATGGGGATGCATTGTGGGCTGTAGAGATGTGGGAGGGAGAAAAGAGTGAATTGAGAACGAGTCAGATTTATATGATCTCGATAAGCCATCTCTCCGGTGGAGGGGGAAATGCGCGGATGGCGACATGCGCGCTCAGTAGACAGTACTCCTCCGTTAACTTCCCTCCGTTCCTTATTATTATCGACTCTCGCTCCTCGGCAAcggcatgcatgcattgttcttccacttcatcTCGCCTATATAGCAAAACCGCCTACAAAATTACTCTACATTGAAATGTGCGACAGCAGTCGTACCAGCAAATTAAACCCACGCGACCAATGTCAGCATATTGGTTTTCAACTAGCCTCCTTTCAATCTTCCGTCTACCACGGTGTTTGCGGACCGGACTTAAATGGTTGCAATCATTCCCGTTGTAGCTAAGAGGTTGCCCATCCCCATCGCCTTGATTGGTCGCACTGCGCCGGATGTGTCCGAGGTAGGAGATGCGGTCGCAGAGGGCGTAGAAGCAGGGCCCGAGCCGGCCTGAGAGCCAGTATCCCCGGCGGTAGCGGATGTGTCGACAGATACTGTGCCCTGGGGAGCATAGGCAGAACCGACAGCCTTTATTTCAAAGAACCCGGAGGCACCATATACGTCTGTATGATGTTAGCTTCCCAGAGACCCCACGTACCGGATGAGTTGTTGAGCGGATTCGTGATGAGAAGGGTGTAGCCCGTAGCTGGAGTAGCATCTCCCTTACAGAAGTTATGAGCTACAGTTCGCCGAGTGCGATGTTAGCACCTGGTGATGACATTCACGGATTGATGGTTAGCGAAGTTTGATAAGTGGGTACGATCAATGCGAGGGCCAACATGCTTGTCTAATCGCATAGTTATGGTCAGCTTTTGGGTGCCTGTCAACAGAAATGCATGTGTGACTATTGCTCACAAGTACATTGGTGTCCGAATTGGCCAAAAAGACAGAGAATTCTGTAGGGTCCTCGCCCTCCCAGGCAGGAGTATTATTCAGACTTTGGGGGACCTCTATATATGACATCAATCGTCGGTCGACACAGACCCGGTGAGGGAAGTATACGATATGATTGCGCGTGGACCAATGACAGATTACAATTCAAGATTCCTAGCAATAGGGTTGATCATGAGGTATGGAGTGAGCGCAGTCAAAGAGTGGGAGATAGATGATGTGCATGGAATTTACACTGATGAGCGGCAGACGGCTCTGTGATCGTGAGGGCGGCGCTGACGGCAGAGGCCAGGATGAGGtgggcgatgatgatgtatCTCATGGCAAGAGGATGCGGAATGGGGATGGAATGGCAGCAGACGGCAGAGATGATGTCGACGACGAGTCATTGTGCGTTTGATACAGCAGATCATAGCGCATCGCCAGATACACTTATGACATGCATAATATAGGCTACAAATTATACACCGGCCATCCAAAAGATCGCCTGCAATCCCTGTTACACTTTGTTTCCTAGACTCTTGCAAGGACAACACCCAACTCTTTCTCATTCGCAACTTCAACACCCCTCGCCTTGGCCTTCAGCCTGAGATTCCTGTCGTTACTGATCAACAATACCTTCGTCGCACCTTTCTCCGGCCTCGGCATCGCAAGTAAGATCGTCCGATCCACGAAATGTTCTTGCGCAAAGGACGCAATGTGGACGATTCTATCATCCATAGTGCGCGCGATTGCCTCTGAAGACGCATAAGTGGAGGAGTCAATTTGTTCCGTTCGGATGAGCAAGTCCGAGAGATAGTTGCCTTTAGTGGTTTGAATCTTGAGGCAAAGGGCGTGTGTACGTATGCGTTCTTCCAGCAAAGCAACGGCCGCACGAGCTGCAGCGCCCAAGGCGCCATGTTCTTTGGACAAGCCATCCAGCTCGGTTACCACTACGGCTCTGGATCAGAACTTTTCTTTTAACCGTATTTCCAGGGACACTCACCTGGAAGAGGAACCACCACGCTCCACTGACCGCTTTCAACAATTCTGTTGACCAACTCCAAAGAGTCGAGCAGTATGTTTGTATCAAATATTAACATAGTATATCCTGCCACGACATCCAAGATGTTCGAGGCCGCCTTTctgcttttccttgacaCTTGCACGCCCGCTTGGGCTTTAAGATCTTGCAGTTTCCTTCGAAGGTCGACCAATTCCTGGTCATCACTCTCTTCGCCCATCTCCAGTCCTAGCaatttttcttctttttctctttcctgtctttttctttccagcacttccctttcccttctttcttcttcttctttccttctctctctttccttcaccttTTCTTGCAATGCACCTTCCACATACACCTTGCCATCCCTGATTTCGAATCCTTCAACAGACTTGGCCAAAACTCCCACCGCCCAGGCaactctcttccatctcctttggTTTACTGCCGCTGGTCCATCCGTCAAGTCGGTTCCTTCCGCTTCGTCTACGACACCTTCCTGGATGTCAACTGACGCGTCAAAATTGGATAAAAGGACGTCCATCTCCGACTGGAAGCGTTCGCCGGAACGCGGCTGAGCTTGAAGCAGACCACTGGATCCTCGACCAGAAGGAGATTTTCCTTTCCAAAATCCACGCTCATATACTCGTCGGCCGACCCACTCACTACCCCTTATAAGCCAGTCTTCAGGTAGCGGAGCACCGTTTGCCAGTCGTTTTTCCTCTACAAGCGAGAGATTGGCGGAATTGATGAAATCTGCTAGGAGTTGCCATGGGACGTAAGGCAAGAGATGGACACCGACATGAGGTTGACGGAACAGCGTCGCAAGAAAAGTCAGGACAATGATGATGTAAGGGTTGAGGACTTGGTGGAAGCCTTGAATACGATTCGGATGGGCAAGGCTGAACCCAAAAACTGCAAAGGTCAAGAATAGAGCGTGGGTGTATGTGATGGGTAAATCACTCTCAGCCACGGAAGCTGGCAGAGAAACGAGTTCAGTATCTTTAGAAATACCGttgacttcttcaaggTTTTCTCCtacatcttccccttcctcatcgtccGCGTTCTGAGCTTGagcctttcttctttcagcCCCTTCTTGAGCCAATGCCTTTCTGATAATACCAGACGCTGAACCGTATTGTAAAACCCCTGCAATATTCACTACTCCCATGATCATCCAGTCCACCTGGCTGATTG harbors:
- a CDS encoding hypothetical protein (Match to ESTs gb|CF194906.1|CF194906, gb|CF192888.1|CF192888, gb|CF192887.1|CF192887; Similar to gi|46436864|gb|EAK96220.1| hypothetical protein CaO19.7202 [Candida albicans SC5314], FASTA scores: opt: 684, E(): 8.1e-33, (52.174% identity (74.396% similar) in 207 aa overlap (59-264:5-203)); HMMPfam hit to Rer1, Rer1 family, score: 323.9, E(): 2.3e-94), giving the protein MNPQTYPAVNPYPPTQAAPSAGPGSGFPPKSGLAGMTPHSMSSTPVPNMAPGAGVRGGLPEERNVAQLVRENTNVWARKWQGLLDRSTPHVLERWLVTLGLFLLFALNVILRQGWYIVCYALAIYILNLFLAFLQPRFDPSLAEDLAADDVEEGAPGLPGAGPAKTPGGLKGLLNGFSNGEEDEEFRPFIRRLPEFKFWYSATKANAIALLCTITRATDVPVYWPILLVYFFTLFGLTMRRQIQHMIKYRYVPFDLGKKARYGRK
- a CDS encoding hypothetical protein (Similar to gi|114987|sp|P17885|BIMA_EMENI Protein bimA, FASTA scores: opt: 978, E(): 5.6e-45, (31.466% identity (56.734% similar) in 839 aa overlap (3-773:6-803)); HMMPfam hit to TPR, TPR Domain, score: 127.4, E(): 3.2e-35), whose amino-acid sequence is MNTHLAARLQHLASSYPPHTALFYARIWHTLAPTTDSNHDSLHALALAFLQAAEPYSAIHLVRDHTGLDNLDLDLEIRFERTDKVCGGCAMIVARCCEKLGRYSEGQAVLARALKRGANISRFGCNVDEYPVLTLDRFSIACTLIECCNGISTPGQPVTQRKALDEDPWMWEAFTNLCDVGRLKSFDVSLFQPIRELTKHSQGAPPPIESLFPAGAGLSLSRHASRSSRPPLSPNIHRQKSPIEPAPGVLRLHQAQAGAGNSGGLFTPDVEGIGGKTGLGMMGNPSSWDSSSIIGDTTFAVPEQPTKRPFPSFMSTATSFLPSSLRGGTSTPAGSDSPPKLPTMKRPRGKDPVKRPMETPQSQMSSGLPLAKELRPNGAKYEDSDAPRRSSRLKTTTSKPAPKIPRDPHATRSRSVTSSNSNNEVPSPPSLTSQDAILQREADEYLKDIVKKCARVYKSLSRYQCQQAIKEVDALPGELKTSPWAMEILGRAFYEIANYAMARRAFTFLQQQEPYRIQSMEQLSTLLWHLTDLPALSHLSQSLISISRSSPQAWIAVGNCFSLQKDHDEAMRCFRRATQVDEGCAYAWTLCGYEAVEMEEYERAMAFYRTAIRTDARHYNAWYGMGLVYLKTDRPRYAEHHFRRAVEINPTNPVLLCCVGMALEKSDDVVQALHFYERASKYAPTSAMVQFKRIRALVALQRYDEAISALVPLTHSAPDEANVFFLLGKCLLKKERRQEATVAFTNARELEPKLEGVINAVLAANGEEGEDEE
- a CDS encoding hypothetical protein (Similar to gi|46096043|gb|EAK81276.1| hypothetical protein UM00291.1 [Ustilago maydis 521], FASTA scores: opt: 267, E(): 6e-08, (30.709% identity (60.892% similar) in 381 aa overlap (2-342:120-486))) — translated: MHPHHTPLLSLHQVVLDYVITNAYASTAKSLSQSCASGRGASPSGDTAMPSDLKTGSKSDANGDQKTNGEADGMDVDVEMDGSDDNANSGEDSNKNLDRGPALDEQALDMIERRREILEYILSGSIDKAVELLDRHFPLVLSCSEPMPSNYGAATNGATSNGTATPKSRLSSSGGPLHSESSINHSVPVLNSSVHPDHIRLNLQIQRFIESFRQMNPSSPSSPSSSTSSPANSQTFNGGSGVTLTHALSAAHGLHSEAKKLPAEVRAIYLQEIKDVGALFAYENAEMSPLKGFLEQSRRIKLAEQVNKAILPGSEGRAQQSQLEEYSKRLEVYYKVLEGNEIDPTPPWTAKDGLAKEHLAAYWKYHDIKNFNLHDFASLSW